Within the Setaria viridis chromosome 3, Setaria_viridis_v4.0, whole genome shotgun sequence genome, the region taaaatgaataaaagaaaaatgaaaaacaaaagataaaaaagaaggaaagaaatatattggaaaataaaataaaagaagacGTAAAGAAAGATAACAAAGGAAAATGCATGTTCATGTGACTTAGTGCGTGCATGCACAAAGCAACAGGTGATGCGACAGTGACAGAATAGTACTCCCCCTtgcaaattataagtcatttcaatttttttggaaagttaaaatatctcaagtttgatcaaatttatacaataaagtaataatatttatgataccaaaCAAGGTACTGTtagattcttcattaaatatattttaataatatatctatttagtgccataaatctttgtaatgctatctataattttggtcaaacataaaatggtttgactctccaagaaagttggaatgacctataatttgaaacggagggagtactaatgTGCATGcgtcaggggcggatccagaacagggctgcgccccgggctgagctgttgaatcacacctaaaatagtctaattttgtctcctaagcttcattttgttaggctaaacagcacataggttaaagggactccatggtctcgccccgggctgcagcccgggcagcccgggccctggatccgcccctggcaTGCGCTATGTTGGTGTTGAACTGGCCCGCTGTCGCTTTCGTACACATCGCACGAATAGTACAAGCGGGCTCCATCACGTGCCAATCATATGCTTTTTGGGCCGACGTATACTGGCCCATTTAAACTCACGCACAGAGCTGTAGAAGGCGACAGGTGGTGAAATTGCAGCATATGCGACATATAGTATCCACCCCGCCCGTGTGCGTGCCGCCGGGCACGCCGCCATCTCCACACGCATCTCTACCGTAGTTGGAGAAgaagatattttattttttttaaaattgttGGTTCCTGTTCGGAAAAATGTTGAACTCAGTCCGTCCAAATGTTGAAATAGGAGGTGGAAAATGCTGAATGTAGTTTTTCTTTATAAAATGTTGATCCCtattttagaaaatgttgaatctagtatTTTCAGACGTTGGTTCaacttttagaaaatgttaaATCTAATTTATTGGAACGTTGAACCTTATTTGTTGAGATGTTGATTTGAATTTTTAATTGGATCTAATGGGCTTTAAAAGTTACTAAGCTTACCTAGCTCCCGATCTGCAATGCGGTGAAGCGCCCAGCAGCGTGCCCGGCACATGCATATGCACTTGGTTTGACACATGAAGCAAAACCAAAGAACGTGGTGTCTCCCACTACAATGTTACATCCACCTTTGTCACAGTTGAGCTGTCTATCACCGTTTCACCTTCAGCTTCCAAATCCATTGCTGAACTATAATATAGGCAAGTCACGGCTAACAATTTACAGCAAAATTGACAACAACTATGAATTTTAAGATTGATTGTAATGGACATGCGCATTACCTATGTGAAGGCGATCACTGCAGCAATCAATCAAATCGACACCAATTATCTATGATCtttatctctgtttttttttacatgtacAAGGACTATGCCAATTCACAGAATACCAGTAAAAAGGGTGTAAAAGGAAGGAAAAGGGAAGTATAGTACAATGAGTACTGATCTCTGTTGTAACAGCATCATATCAATCATGACTCTCAGATAAGAGTACTTCAGAGGCAATCAAGCTAATTACAGGGGAGCGTCAGAGGCAGCTGCTGCTGGAATTTTTAGCAGAGAAAAACCCCGACTGATCCGAGCATGGCGACTTGTGAGGACATACATTCCCAGTTTGGGAAATATAGCAACTGTACACTTGCTGTTGTTTCTCTATGTTCCACTATATTATGTAGGTCAGTGTTTCCTTCTTTCTCGATCCCCCATCTCCAAACTCGTTGTTCCACTGCACGATCTGGTTCATGGTTACTGAATCAGGCGACAAGCTAGCACCCACCTACAGTAAAAAAGTTCAACTGGTTATCATGTGCTCAACATGCAGTTAAGGGAAAAGGAATCTTAAGGGGTAACAGAAGCGTTCATTAGAATGGCAGAAATAAGCACGCATTATTCCTTCACCTGGTCAAGCGCAAATTTCAAGTGAACCATTCCAAGTGGGCGAACGTCCTCTCCTCCATACAACGGAGGCTCAGGCTTACCTTCAGCTATCGCCAAACTCTTCTCCTGTATAAAACAAATGGGATTTTGGCGCCATTAGGAGGGATGGAAGGGGAGAGATGCATCAAAAAGGCTTAACCATAGATGGAGATTCTGTGCtcaccttcttttccttctcaaaAATTTCACGAATAGGGCCATGCGCTGCAGTTATACAGAGATTCTGCAGGGAAGGGAAACACGATTAAAGTTTCCAATTCCTTCACATTGCTGAAGAGTACAAGGCACACCAACATACCTTCAAGTCACTCCCTGAATATCCTTCAGTCATATTGGCAACTGACCGAAGATCCACATCTGGTGCCAACGTTTCTTTGGATAATAtgactttcaaaatcttttctcTATTCAATGCATCAGGAAGGCTCACCATTATTCTGCCAGTAAGAATCAGTGCCAAGAGTTAAGCAGTCGATACAAAACTATCTACTTCAGGGAATCATACAAGCTTACCTGCGAGGAAACCTTCGAATAACAGCCTCATCAAGATCATGTGGCCTATTTGTGGCTCCAAGAACAAGTACACGTTCTTGCTGTTTAGTGCGCAAACCATCCCAATTTACCATAAATTCATTTTTAATCTTGCGCATTGCTTCATGCTCTACTTGGCTTCCTCTCTTTGCTAGCAAACTGTCAACCTGTTACAGACAAAGTCACAAATGTTACAATAAGTGCTCAACACAAGCAAACAGTATAAAACAATGAGCAACCCATTTAGTCGCACACctcatcaacaaatattactgCAGGAGATATTTTACTAGCCAAAGAGAAAATGGCCTTCACATATTTCTCTGCTTCTCCAAGGCActgaaaacaaaatgaaaaattgtgtctgaaaaaacaaaacaaacaaaagtagaatatatttttttaaaataaaactgtTTCTTTTTGTCAACAGTACCTTTGACATAATGCTTGATATTGATACATTGATAAAGTTTGCACCTGCCTCAGTAGCTACCGCTTTTGCAAGCATTGTTTTACCTGTTCCAGGAGGTCCAAAGAGCAGTATTCCCTTCACAGGCTGCCAGAAAGAAATGTGTTGGTAGCACTTCCAAATGTAACTCGTAGCTAGCAGGAAAATATGTCAGGCTGACTTTTCCCTTTTGAAATTAGGCAAGCACCTTTCTTAGCTGCCCTTTGCTGAACAATTCAGGCCTCTGTAGAGGGAGCATCACCAGTTCCCTCAGTGTCTCCTTCACATTGTCCAGCGCTCCAATGTCCTCAAAGGTAACTCCAGTCTCATTAGGTGAGATAACATTTGAAAGGACTGTTTGCTCAAATTTATTCTCTGTGACTacatcctgaaaaaaaaaacaacttgcATTTGAGTATCAGGGAACTTTAACCAGCTAGGTAGAGGGATGGAGAGGTCACCTTTAATATATTCTTTGAACTCTTACTTCCTCTGTGAGTGTTCTGTAACATACTGAATCCATGCTTGAGGCTGTATATCCATGACACTAAGTAAGCATTCCACAGAAAGGACTGGTTGATGTTTATATCCGGGCGCGATACAACTTTAGCATTGTATTTTACCTTTTGATTGGAAGTATCATTTTGCCATCACTTGGGGGTTTATTGTGCTGAATGTGATGACTAATAGCATGGCCGACAATCTTATCCACACCTAAAATGGATTGGAACAACATAAATTTTCTCAATAGCTACATATAAAAGAAATTGGTCCAATAGCAACACCGAAAGAAACAGCTTACTTTCATTAGTTAGTATTTGAGCTTTGATAGACAATTCTTGAAGATCATTGCATTCGATTCCCCTGCTGGTCAGAAACTACAATGACAAAACATTGTAAGAGTCATATCACTGGCAAACATTTGCTCACAAGCTCCACACTACTGAGCAGGGATGGAAAGAACAGCTGAAGATGTGACCAAAAGGTATCAGCTTATCAGGGACTAGTATATATTCTAGCAAGTGCTACTTAAAATTTCGAGGCCATTTCCATCATGGTATTACAAACATGGCTTACAACAAAATAAATTTCAATAACATATGATAGcaacaaaaggtatatatattttttttttgaggaaacagAAGGGGAGACCCCTGCtgattatatattaattataaaaaGGCAAGAGTACAGTACAAAAGGTTCGAGttaggaaacaaagaaagagacaaaaaaaatcaagaagatTACAATGAGTGCTCTAGCCATTCAGCCATAGGTTGCTTCCAAGCTTCTTTCACTCGGTGCAAAAGGTATATATTAGTCGGATAAAGTATGAAGTATGACAAATTCTATTCCAGAACCACTTAAGTGTGATGGTCATGATACACATAGTCTACATCTAATCTAATCTAAACTATAAAGGCACCTAGGGGTTTTTCGTGTGGCAGGTTCATTTTAGTCTCATCCATCCAGATATAATCAATCAGTTCACGATTCTTCTGATAGTTGATGGCAAACCATTCATTATATTTAGAAGAAACCATGCGCTTGATTTGGAAGGCCATTAATTATAAATTACAATTTAAAAGGTAATGAAAAACCATGACCTAGAATTGGAGGTAATTAACTATGATTTGAAAGAAAATTAATTTCATAAATAAACACAAGGGAAACCTTTCTATTTCTAGCAAATCATAGCAACTTAATGACATTCCCTGTGTACCGCAAAATGTTCCTGTCAATATGTACAAAGAAATGCCTTAGTTGCATCTTACCTTATGAATATTAAGAACATTGGCTTTAGCTTTAAGGGTTTCAGTGTCGCGTTCTAGTTGTTTCTTCAAATTTGATAGCTGTGCTTCATTCTGCCAAAAAAGCATATACAAAAATCTCCAGGTTAGACAAAATACCATCTACAAGCACAATGGATAACTTAAGTGCATAGGGAATAGGGATATGACAATACCTGGGGAAGTTCAATGATAATTTTATTAGGGAAAAGATCATTTAGATGCTCCATTGACTTTGTAGCACTTCTGTTTGTTTCATGCAATCCAGTTCCCAAGAATTCCTGCATTTTTGGAACATAAGTTCAAAACATAGATAAAACATTAAGTGATATTGATAGCACAACCAACGCAAAAGACTATAATAGGGCTAAAAGTCTTAATAATGTCAAGAAACTTTATATGCCAACAGAAAATAATACAAACGGGTGATAATGTTACCTGGGTAGTGTTAAGTAATGTCTGGTTGCCACTAGATAGCCTGGGAACATGCAATCTTCCAGGATGTAACTAGAAAGCAGACCAGAGCACTAAGTTAGCAATTTCACACCAACTTGTGAATTCAAAAATCATCCAAGCCCAAATAACATTTCAGATTACAACCTAAGTAAGCATTTTGTCCAACTCTTCATGCTTCATTATCCTCTGCCTTAACAACtcatgatacaaatttcattTTGTTTCCTAATAGGTGCACAACTATACCTGATCATTGCGGCTATCTGTCTGAGTGTGAGACCCAATTATCAGAACACCAGGTGGAAGTTCGCTTCTCAGTGATGCATGCGATTCTCTACATTCGGTAAATAacttctggacatccttgagTAACACAATCAAATTACCGCTTTTGCTTTCTTCTGAAATGACCTGAAAGGCAGTGTAAACCAAGAACCATATTGTTGCAGGCAGCAAGATAACAAATTATAGAGATGCTGATCATCTATAAAAACCATTACCTCAATTAACTTTCCTAAAGCAACACTATCAACTTCTTCACCAGCAAAAGAATCTGGACGAAGTTCATCAGCTGCAGAAATGTAAAACCATAAATCGCATATAAGACCAGAAGAGCATCCATAGGTCACTTTAATACACATGCTTAAGAAGTTCAATCTAACCATGACAATAGAAGCCGTGATTTCCCTCACACAAACCTCCAAGATTATTACCATAAGTGATAGGATTGTTGAATCTAACTCCAAGTTTAGATAACTGATTGTTTTCAAAAGCAAGCACCACTTTGCCTCGAGAACCATAAGCAGGGCCCCTGTGAATCAACCAAACAATTATCAGAATGCAAAAGAAAAGTGTGTCAGTAACAATATAATCACCTGACCACCACAACAAAGTCTATCAATGTTCAATGTGTAACATATCAAGTCCACTATTATGTCTATTTAAGTTCATGCAACATAATTTCTGAAATAGTATGATCTCAGAAAGATATTTAGTCAGCAGAAACTCCATTTATGATGAGTTCCCAAATGCTACTACTCCATTCTGTGTTCAGTTCACTTatattagaaaaaaaagattcaaaGGTGTTCAGATTTTGAGTCTGTCAATGGTCAAGAAGACAAGATCTTCCAGTGTTTGTTATCTGCATGGTACAAATTAACCACACTTCAGAACACATATAATAAAACGCAAATCATAAAGAATTAATAGAACTCTACGATACATCACTGCTAGGTTAGAATGAAACAAGAAAGCATAGCTCTTGATAGAAATACCTTTGTGTCAGCTTAAAGGCACTACCAGTATACTCTACCCTATCCCCTGCATAAGAACAAAGATGTCAGGTTACAGTTAAGTGTGAGTAAAATGTAAATAGAAAATAAATGAAAGAAAAGGGCACTGAAACCTTCTCTGAAAGTGTTTAGGTTGGATGGCCCCTCAATATCTCTTGAACTACAAGGTGCATCATCCATCCTGGCATCCTTGGAAGACGACTGCTAGAATTATCTTTCAATCAATAATTTATATATTTCTgctgatgtactccctccgtcccaaattgtaggtcgttttggcatatCAAggttcataacttttgctattcatctagatataccctatgtctagatacatagtgaaaactatgaatctagaaatgccaaaacgacctacaatttggaacggagggagtattgacAAGTTGAAAGGTATCATAAAAACTTTGACAGTGCAATTAAGGGAACGCATATTGAACTTACACCACCCAGCGTAAGAGAATCAGCTATGAGAAGTCTTGCTTTATAATGCTTTGCAAGAGCCTTTATCAGTGTTTCCTGGTAAATTTCTGACCCTAGAATCATATTTGTGCAAAATAATTAGAGATGTACAGAAAAGAAAACACCAAGAAATTGCCTGGCAGGCATAACAGTTAACACAACTCAAGGACATTAATTTGTCACAATAGAATAATAAAACAAACAAATGACAAAAACTACCTGATGGACCAGATAACAGAATTCGCTGATTTAGAGATGCAATTTTTGATAAGGGTATCCCGAACTTCCCGAAGTGTATGGATGCAGATGACAAGAGTATCTTCTTTGTAATCTCACTGCAAGAAATGAGCACAGATTAATAAGGAAGAAGTTTACTGTAACAAAATGGAGAAAGAAAACACAAGTTGAACTATTTAGCACCAAAGCTATACAGATTGCTTGGTCCTAGTATTTTACCAAAAATATTGATATCTCATCAACAAACTGAACAGGAAAAATGTTCAGATGTAGGAGTATAGCATGAAAAGAAAGAGTGACAGATAACGGATAGCTGCAAAAGTGAATCCACAAAAAATTAATCCAGAACTAGCATATGACCTGAGATAATATGGGAAATTATCAAGGGTTACATCAATATCATTTGAGTTAAGAATTCCACGTTTCATCCCATCCTTCAAGGTTATCCATCTGCTGGGCTCAGTATCAGCTGAATTGTCAGCAGAATTCAGCACTGCTTTAGTAACTTCAGTATCCCTCAGAGGATGCTGAAAAATCTGCCAGCAGGTTATGGATCACTCCCCGATAGCAAGTCAAACTAACAAATCTGGCACATTCTACCATTCCTGAAGTACCTATCAGCAACCAATATAGGTAGAAAGGACAGACAAATGAAACAGAAATGCATGGTGCAGAATCTGATAATAAGGATACATAGGCATGCTTGGCCCCAAAAATAACCTCATCCCCTCCTATGAGAGAAACTTTGTCACCTGGGCTGATCCTTTTTTCATTTAGTACAACCAAGCCATTTTGGCCTGTGGCCTCTAACTCACATGGACCTCCTTGCTGGAACAAGAAACAACACATTGCTTatgcaagaagccaagaaatAAAACACCGTAACTGTGTTATAGCACTGCAGAAGCATTAAAAGACCTGAAGACGTCGCAACATGCATAGAGTTCCACTAATAGCTTGATCATCCAAACATATGTGACAGTCGTCACCTCTGCCAACAGAAATTTCATCGCCATATATAGGAAAATGAGGAGTCTGTAAATCATAGATGGTTCATATCCAATATCAGTTCAGAAAAATTTGAGCGTTTAAGACTGGATGACGATAAGGAACAGGCACAAAGGTACCAAAAGGGTGAGAAACTTAAAGCAGATTTTAGCTGATTAACCACGAAAAAGTAGCTCAAGATTTCTGAACCATGATTAAGAACTTACAGGTGCATTCACACTTGAAATGCTGAGAAGCCCATGAAGATAATTtgtctattttttttcaagaaaaacagAGAGTTGCTTGCCGGTCTTCACACCGAGAATTGACTTTCTACTGGGAGCCTCATATGAATCATAAATGATGATTTAAGAATTCCATTCAGCCCTGATCTAAGAATCATTATGGTCGCACATACAGCATAAAAATCGTTAAGTGATGCACAGAGAACTATCAACTAACAGTTGCGACCTAAACTGCAAAAATCAAGAACAAAGAGTAATCTGCATTTGCACTACCAATATTTTCAGCAGAGAGTTGCATCTCCTTCAACTACAAAGACAGGTGAAAGCAAATCATCAACCAAAGATACTGATGCGGAAGAAACTAAAAGTTACCGCAGAAATTCCAGAACAGATTGTAACAAAATATACGATTGGACCACAAAAAGAAATCACggaattctttttttaaaaaaactaaaatcaCGGAATTCCTAACAGCTGAACTGCATGAACATTCATGGAACTGCACAGAACGACACGGTCCTCGACAAACACCAAGGGCACCTGCAGTTGACCGGAAGCAACATCTAGCATGGCACGAGAACTGCAAACCCCAAAGAACCATCAAGAGATTGCGCAAACACCGCCGCGTTTGGCGACTGAACCAATGCAGGCAAGCTCTGAACCCCCAAGCAAAACCACCAACAAGTCAAACACCCACGCACACGCACTCACCTTTGGGTACTGCGCCAGCAACCTcgcccacggccgccgcggctgcggcaCCAGCTCCCCCGTCACATTCGCCTCCTCGGGCCCCGAgctcttccccgccgccgcgggcgcggccggcgcctccTTCGGCTCGGGCGCCTCATCCTGCGTTACCCACCCAACCCACATTAGCCCCAACCGAGACGAGGATTCTATTCTCGCTGCGGGGAGGAGGGATGCGAGGCGCTGGAGCTCACCTTTCCGCGCTTGGTCGGCGAGGCCACCGGGGAGGCCGACGACGCCGGGCGCTTGCCTTTGCCTCTGCCTCGGACGCCCTTCcctccgccgcttcctcctccgtcgcttccaccaccgcccgcgcccgggctcgccgcggcggcggaggcctgGCTCCTCGTCTCCACCATGACGGGCGGGTCGGAAAACGAAATGATTTTTTGGGTTTTTTTATGCGAGAGG harbors:
- the LOC117850285 gene encoding uncharacterized protein isoform X1; the encoded protein is MVETRSQASAAAASPGAGGGGSDGGGSGGGKGVRGRGKGKRPASSASPVASPTKRGKDEAPEPKEAPAAPAAAGKSSGPEEANVTGELVPQPRRPWARLLAQYPKTPHFPIYGDEISVGRGDDCHICLDDQAISGTLCMLRRLQQGGPCELEATGQNGLVVLNEKRISPGDKVSLIGGDEVIFGAKHAYIFQHPLRDTEVTKAVLNSADNSADTEPSRWITLKDGMKRGILNSNDIDVTLDNFPYYLSEITKKILLSSASIHFGKFGIPLSKIASLNQRILLSGPSGSEIYQETLIKALAKHYKARLLIADSLTLGGQSSSKDARMDDAPCSSRDIEGPSNLNTFREGDRVEYTGSAFKLTQRGPAYGSRGKVVLAFENNQLSKLGVRFNNPITYGNNLGGLCEGNHGFYCHADELRPDSFAGEEVDSVALGKLIEVISEESKSGNLIVLLKDVQKLFTECRESHASLRSELPPGVLIIGSHTQTDSRNDQLHPGRLHVPRLSSGNQTLLNTTQEFLGTGLHETNRSATKSMEHLNDLFPNKIIIELPQNEAQLSNLKKQLERDTETLKAKANVLNIHKFLTSRGIECNDLQELSIKAQILTNESVDKIVGHAISHHIQHNKPPSDGKMILPIKSLKHGFSMLQNTHRGSKSSKNILKDVVTENKFEQTVLSNVISPNETGVTFEDIGALDNVKETLRELVMLPLQRPELFSKGQLRKPVKGILLFGPPGTGKTMLAKAVATEAGANFINVSISSIMSKCLGEAEKYVKAIFSLASKISPAVIFVDEVDSLLAKRGSQVEHEAMRKIKNEFMVNWDGLRTKQQERVLVLGATNRPHDLDEAVIRRFPRRIMVSLPDALNREKILKVILSKETLAPDVDLRSVANMTEGYSGSDLKNLCITAAHGPIREIFEKEKKEKSLAIAEGKPEPPLYGGEDVRPLGMVHLKFALDQVGASLSPDSVTMNQIVQWNNEFGDGGSRKKETLTYII
- the LOC117850285 gene encoding uncharacterized protein isoform X2 encodes the protein MVETRSQASAAAASPGAGGGGSDGGGSGGGKGVRGRGKGKRPASSASPVASPTKRGKDEAPEPKEAPAAPAAAGKSSGPEEANVTGELVPQPRRPWARLLAQYPKTPHFPIYGDEISVGRGDDCHICLDDQAISGTLCMLRRLQQGGPCELEATGQNGLVVLNEKRISPGDKVSLIGGDEVIFGAKHAYIFQHPLRDTEVTKAVLNSADNSADTEPSRWITLKDGMKRGILNSNDIDVTLDNFPYYLSEITKKILLSSASIHFGKFGIPLSKIASLNQRILLSGPSGSEIYQETLIKALAKHYKARLLIADSLTLGGSSSKDARMDDAPCSSRDIEGPSNLNTFREGDRVEYTGSAFKLTQRGPAYGSRGKVVLAFENNQLSKLGVRFNNPITYGNNLGGLCEGNHGFYCHADELRPDSFAGEEVDSVALGKLIEVISEESKSGNLIVLLKDVQKLFTECRESHASLRSELPPGVLIIGSHTQTDSRNDQLHPGRLHVPRLSSGNQTLLNTTQEFLGTGLHETNRSATKSMEHLNDLFPNKIIIELPQNEAQLSNLKKQLERDTETLKAKANVLNIHKFLTSRGIECNDLQELSIKAQILTNESVDKIVGHAISHHIQHNKPPSDGKMILPIKSLKHGFSMLQNTHRGSKSSKNILKDVVTENKFEQTVLSNVISPNETGVTFEDIGALDNVKETLRELVMLPLQRPELFSKGQLRKPVKGILLFGPPGTGKTMLAKAVATEAGANFINVSISSIMSKCLGEAEKYVKAIFSLASKISPAVIFVDEVDSLLAKRGSQVEHEAMRKIKNEFMVNWDGLRTKQQERVLVLGATNRPHDLDEAVIRRFPRRIMVSLPDALNREKILKVILSKETLAPDVDLRSVANMTEGYSGSDLKNLCITAAHGPIREIFEKEKKEKSLAIAEGKPEPPLYGGEDVRPLGMVHLKFALDQVGASLSPDSVTMNQIVQWNNEFGDGGSRKKETLTYII
- the LOC117850285 gene encoding uncharacterized protein isoform X3 translates to MLRRLQQGGPCELEATGQNGLVVLNEKRISPGDKVSLIGGDEVIFGAKHAYIFQHPLRDTEVTKAVLNSADNSADTEPSRWITLKDGMKRGILNSNDIDVTLDNFPYYLSEITKKILLSSASIHFGKFGIPLSKIASLNQRILLSGPSGSEIYQETLIKALAKHYKARLLIADSLTLGGQSSSKDARMDDAPCSSRDIEGPSNLNTFREGDRVEYTGSAFKLTQRGPAYGSRGKVVLAFENNQLSKLGVRFNNPITYGNNLGGLCEGNHGFYCHADELRPDSFAGEEVDSVALGKLIEVISEESKSGNLIVLLKDVQKLFTECRESHASLRSELPPGVLIIGSHTQTDSRNDQLHPGRLHVPRLSSGNQTLLNTTQEFLGTGLHETNRSATKSMEHLNDLFPNKIIIELPQNEAQLSNLKKQLERDTETLKAKANVLNIHKFLTSRGIECNDLQELSIKAQILTNESVDKIVGHAISHHIQHNKPPSDGKMILPIKSLKHGFSMLQNTHRGSKSSKNILKDVVTENKFEQTVLSNVISPNETGVTFEDIGALDNVKETLRELVMLPLQRPELFSKGQLRKPVKGILLFGPPGTGKTMLAKAVATEAGANFINVSISSIMSKCLGEAEKYVKAIFSLASKISPAVIFVDEVDSLLAKRGSQVEHEAMRKIKNEFMVNWDGLRTKQQERVLVLGATNRPHDLDEAVIRRFPRRIMVSLPDALNREKILKVILSKETLAPDVDLRSVANMTEGYSGSDLKNLCITAAHGPIREIFEKEKKEKSLAIAEGKPEPPLYGGEDVRPLGMVHLKFALDQVGASLSPDSVTMNQIVQWNNEFGDGGSRKKETLTYII